The DNA window aggtacctattaagtTCGTTTTCTGTGAATTATTTTGTGCTATATCATTAATTCCTTTTTTAGATCCGATCCCACAATGTTCAAGTCACAAAATGGATCTACAccacataacataaatattctACCAGATGAGttactgataaatattttccaatacCTGTCGATCGAGTCCATACTGGAGTGTGAAAAAGTATGCAGTCGATGGAAGAAACTTAGTCGAGACCTCTCGCTTTGGCGGAACCTTGTTTTTGTATACTCCGGGAAACCAGGACAGACAGAAATAGGAGAGAAGAACTTAGAAATCTTAGACACTCACCGCGAATGCATACGATGTCTCAAACTGCAGTATGTGTACAGTTACTCTGAGATCAAATCAATCATTGATCAGTGCCCTAATATCATATCTCTGGAACTTGTAATGTGCCGTATAGGTAAAGAATTTGAGCAGGATATCACGAAGTGGCCCGACCTGAGGAAGATTAATCTAAAGAATTCACTAGTTTTAATGAACAACGTTGAAGTATTAGTTCCTTacgataattttaaatatttgaactaTTTGTCTTTGTCAGACTTTGGTTTGCCGGTGGAAACGCGTGATAGTTTGCTCAGATGTAACTATTTAACCCACATTTTTATAGAAAAGGTTAAAGACCTGACTTTAGATTATGTTAAAAAGTTGATAGCGAATAAAATGAAGATCCTTGTCGCCCTACACATTTATGGGGGTGACGCTGTAGACGACGAAT is part of the Spodoptera frugiperda isolate SF20-4 chromosome 30, AGI-APGP_CSIRO_Sfru_2.0, whole genome shotgun sequence genome and encodes:
- the LOC118269629 gene encoding F-box/LRR-repeat protein 7 isoform X2, which translates into the protein MFKSQNGSTPHNINILPDELLINIFQYLSIESILECEKVCSRWKKLSRDLSLWRNLVFVYSGKPGQTEIGEKNLEILDTHRECIRCLKLQYVYSYSEIKSIIDQCPNIISLELVMCRIGKEFEQDITKWPDLRKINLKNSLVLMNNVEVLVPYDNFKYLNYLSLSDFGLPVETRDSLLRCNYLTHIFIEKVKDLTLDYVKKLIANKMKILVALHIYGGDAVDDECLQMLTNCNSLKDLAIIRCENLTDAGLIKLTNLQKIEHIQIWNNTVFTEENLKRTLSSPNLIKVESLSLSRIGNISPVIVDVISEHYKNLKFLALYQCPKITNTDYEKQLKSKFRNIDVVLY
- the LOC118269629 gene encoding F-box/LRR-repeat protein 7 isoform X1, translating into MVYQLIRSDPTMFKSQNGSTPHNINILPDELLINIFQYLSIESILECEKVCSRWKKLSRDLSLWRNLVFVYSGKPGQTEIGEKNLEILDTHRECIRCLKLQYVYSYSEIKSIIDQCPNIISLELVMCRIGKEFEQDITKWPDLRKINLKNSLVLMNNVEVLVPYDNFKYLNYLSLSDFGLPVETRDSLLRCNYLTHIFIEKVKDLTLDYVKKLIANKMKILVALHIYGGDAVDDECLQMLTNCNSLKDLAIIRCENLTDAGLIKLTNLQKIEHIQIWNNTVFTEENLKRTLSSPNLIKVESLSLSRIGNISPVIVDVISEHYKNLKFLALYQCPKITNTDYEKQLKSKFRNIDVVLY